In one Nitrososphaera viennensis EN76 genomic region, the following are encoded:
- a CDS encoding TldD/PmbA family protein translates to MSSSSSLLQQQAVLDMLRSLISSSSSRGTSYVEARYQARSFSEVNFANGRLERVRMVESAGCGIRVLVDGCWGFSSTASMSKGDLKESLVQAVSMARVLGRSKKNKVKGLAESKMAKGTFVAKAKGDLAGIDIEQKVRVAREAEVAARKHAKVIKTASAAYRDILDHKVIANSAGAEVEIFDSKPEFNVTAVARDGAQSVTANEGIGITGGWDDLFKKSHLEYAQTAAEKAAKLLQAKYATGEKTTIILDPGMVGLLCHEAVGHTVEADFVLSGSVVKDRLGQKVASDLVTLVDSGRSDIAENAAGTIGVDDEGVEAGRTAIIEKGVLKSFLHNRESAFAFGTASTGNARAFTYSDEPLIRMRNTYIEPRGDTLDEMVKETRHGYLVKGARNGQADANGEFMFGAQEAHLIENGEIKELMRGASISGNAFDVLQSIDMVGSKFEYDIGTGYCGKYQPAKVDGGGPHVRCTAIIGGMQ, encoded by the coding sequence GTGTCGTCATCGTCGTCGTTGTTGCAACAGCAGGCAGTGCTCGACATGCTCCGGTCGCTCATATCGTCGTCATCGTCAAGGGGCACAAGCTATGTCGAGGCGCGCTACCAGGCCCGGTCGTTCTCTGAAGTCAACTTTGCAAACGGCCGGCTGGAGCGGGTGCGCATGGTCGAAAGCGCCGGCTGCGGCATCAGGGTCCTGGTGGACGGCTGCTGGGGCTTTTCAAGCACTGCAAGCATGTCAAAGGGCGACCTTAAAGAGTCGCTTGTACAGGCAGTCTCGATGGCCCGCGTCCTTGGCAGGTCGAAAAAGAACAAGGTCAAGGGCCTCGCAGAGTCAAAGATGGCAAAAGGGACGTTTGTGGCAAAGGCAAAAGGCGACCTTGCGGGGATTGACATCGAGCAAAAGGTCAGGGTCGCAAGGGAGGCCGAGGTGGCAGCGCGCAAGCACGCCAAAGTGATCAAGACTGCGTCAGCCGCCTACCGCGATATACTGGACCACAAGGTGATCGCAAACAGCGCCGGCGCAGAAGTGGAGATATTTGATTCAAAGCCCGAGTTCAACGTCACCGCGGTGGCAAGGGACGGCGCCCAGAGCGTCACCGCAAACGAGGGCATCGGCATAACGGGCGGCTGGGATGACCTGTTCAAGAAAAGCCACCTTGAATACGCGCAGACGGCAGCAGAAAAGGCGGCCAAACTCCTCCAGGCAAAATACGCGACAGGCGAAAAGACGACGATAATCCTGGACCCCGGTATGGTCGGGCTCCTGTGCCACGAGGCAGTCGGCCACACGGTCGAGGCGGATTTCGTCCTTTCCGGATCTGTCGTCAAGGACAGGCTGGGCCAGAAGGTGGCAAGCGACCTTGTCACGCTTGTGGACAGCGGCAGGTCTGATATTGCAGAAAACGCCGCCGGCACCATCGGAGTCGACGACGAGGGAGTCGAGGCCGGCAGGACAGCGATAATCGAAAAGGGCGTCCTGAAGTCGTTCCTGCACAACCGCGAGTCTGCGTTTGCATTTGGGACCGCATCGACCGGCAACGCACGCGCGTTTACCTACAGCGACGAGCCCCTGATACGTATGAGAAACACGTACATCGAGCCGCGTGGCGACACGCTTGACGAGATGGTAAAAGAGACAAGGCACGGCTATCTCGTCAAGGGGGCAAGAAACGGCCAGGCAGACGCAAACGGCGAATTCATGTTTGGCGCGCAGGAAGCGCACCTTATTGAAAACGGCGAAATAAAGGAGCTGATGAGGGGCGCAAGCATCTCGGGCAACGCGTTTGACGTATTGCAGTCGATAGACATGGTCGGAAGCAAGTTCGAGTACGACATTGGCACCGGCTACTGCGGCAAGTACCAGCCGGCCAAGGTCGACGGCGGGGGCCCGCACGTCCGGTGCACCGCAATAATAGGAGGCATGCAGTAG
- a CDS encoding TldD/PmbA family protein, producing the protein MESLLRLALREAEAHGASDAEIYAAVTKESEVFIENNDLKQAKTQKASAVGIRVFLNGALGFYAVNSLDPEKVRGAVYSAVKIARVSPRDKLNSLPAKSKVSRVGGIYDKNAESFEAKDAARLAAEMLKTAKSHDRRVSVDSGNFAATVMTHWLANTNGVSLSEKLSVFSWSIMGMAIDGNDVSSFDVQSGGTHRVRDIEVHAAASEFARTAAGSLGAKKLIDSFKGEMLLTPAAAMEMVEEVVAHAVNSDAVQKKSSMFAGKLGKRVASNLLAVEDDATNADGLAAASFDREGVPHRKNVVIENGVLKKFLYNTYTAKKAGAKSTGNASGSTSSPPSVATTNFVVQPGRSSLDGLVSEMKQGVMISRFSGNVNPVNGDFSGVVKGGWLVRDGKLVHPVKEVMVAGNVFDCIKNLTGLSKERKVIGASILPYMRFGKVSFTAG; encoded by the coding sequence ATGGAGAGCCTGCTTCGCCTCGCCCTCCGGGAGGCAGAGGCCCACGGCGCAAGCGACGCCGAGATCTATGCCGCCGTCACCAAAGAGTCAGAAGTGTTCATCGAGAACAACGACCTGAAGCAGGCCAAGACGCAAAAGGCCAGCGCGGTTGGAATCCGCGTCTTTCTAAATGGCGCGCTGGGGTTCTACGCGGTCAACAGCCTCGACCCGGAAAAAGTCAGGGGCGCGGTGTACTCGGCAGTCAAGATAGCGCGCGTGAGCCCACGTGACAAGCTCAACTCCCTTCCAGCAAAGTCAAAGGTAAGCCGCGTCGGCGGGATTTACGACAAAAACGCCGAGTCGTTTGAAGCCAAGGACGCCGCAAGGCTTGCCGCCGAGATGCTAAAGACTGCCAAGTCGCACGACAGGAGGGTAAGCGTCGACAGCGGCAACTTTGCCGCGACCGTGATGACGCACTGGCTTGCCAACACTAACGGCGTCTCGCTGTCGGAGAAGCTGAGCGTGTTTTCGTGGTCGATAATGGGCATGGCAATAGACGGCAACGACGTGTCGAGCTTTGACGTCCAGTCAGGTGGCACGCACCGCGTAAGGGACATCGAAGTCCACGCCGCAGCAAGCGAGTTTGCGCGAACAGCCGCCGGCTCGCTTGGCGCAAAAAAGCTGATCGACAGTTTCAAGGGCGAGATGCTCCTCACGCCTGCAGCCGCAATGGAGATGGTGGAAGAAGTCGTGGCGCACGCCGTAAACTCTGACGCTGTCCAGAAAAAGTCGAGCATGTTTGCAGGCAAGCTTGGCAAGCGCGTGGCGTCTAACCTGCTTGCAGTGGAGGACGACGCGACAAACGCAGACGGCCTTGCCGCTGCCAGCTTTGACCGCGAGGGCGTCCCGCACAGGAAAAACGTCGTCATCGAAAACGGCGTGCTCAAGAAATTCCTTTACAACACCTACACTGCAAAAAAAGCCGGCGCCAAGAGCACGGGAAACGCCTCGGGCTCGACAAGCTCGCCCCCGTCGGTTGCGACCACGAACTTTGTGGTCCAGCCCGGCAGGTCGTCCCTTGACGGCCTGGTGTCAGAGATGAAGCAGGGCGTCATGATAAGCAGGTTTTCTGGAAACGTCAACCCCGTAAACGGCGACTTTTCCGGCGTGGTAAAGGGAGGCTGGCTCGTGAGAGACGGCAAGCTCGTGCACCCTGTCAAGGAGGTGATGGTCGCCGGAAACGTCTTTGACTGCATAAAGAACCTGACTGGGCTATCAAAGGAGCGCAAGGTTATAGGCGCCTCGATACTCCCGTACATGCGCTTTGGAAAGGTCTCTTTCACGGCAGGGTGA
- a CDS encoding redoxin domain-containing protein, whose protein sequence is MQLIPATPAPEFREISGWANSDPLSIKSLKGKVVILDCWTYTCIFCLRTIPTLKRLQEKYGKHGLQVVQAHSAEYHFATDHANISRALARYNVRTLPVAFDTKNKTWEAYGNMYWPKHVIIDHAGFVRYEHAGYGDITEFEPVIAELLEEAGNKPSSSVDYDDKNPDDEIFDTYGMHFAGMAPEICVGYSRMRRFGNNQTFRPDEPSVAVDPGTHFDNVVYLRGKWVWQREGVQFAPGGKETKPAVIMKYNSAKRVHGIMGTSDGRPGRAEVRLDGNSLTKGQLGRDAKLEENGASVVDIEWPFMHNLVRTEKPEVHEIEIIPRSDNFVFYTFVFG, encoded by the coding sequence ATGCAGCTAATACCGGCCACGCCGGCCCCCGAGTTCAGGGAAATCTCGGGATGGGCCAATTCAGATCCACTTTCAATAAAGTCGCTGAAGGGCAAGGTCGTCATACTTGACTGCTGGACCTACACCTGCATTTTCTGCCTGCGCACCATACCCACTTTAAAGCGGCTGCAGGAAAAGTACGGCAAGCACGGCCTTCAGGTGGTGCAGGCGCATTCTGCGGAATACCACTTTGCGACTGACCACGCCAACATTTCAAGGGCTCTTGCCCGCTACAATGTCAGAACCCTGCCTGTGGCATTTGACACCAAGAACAAGACGTGGGAGGCGTACGGCAACATGTACTGGCCAAAGCACGTGATAATCGACCACGCGGGGTTTGTGCGCTACGAGCACGCTGGCTATGGCGACATTACAGAGTTTGAGCCGGTGATTGCAGAATTGCTGGAAGAGGCTGGAAATAAACCATCATCATCAGTAGACTATGACGACAAGAACCCGGACGACGAGATTTTCGACACCTACGGCATGCATTTTGCAGGAATGGCGCCAGAGATATGCGTCGGCTATTCCCGCATGCGGCGCTTTGGCAACAACCAGACGTTCAGGCCGGACGAGCCAAGCGTCGCGGTGGACCCCGGCACGCACTTTGACAACGTTGTTTACCTGCGCGGGAAATGGGTCTGGCAGCGCGAAGGCGTGCAGTTTGCGCCTGGAGGCAAGGAGACAAAGCCGGCGGTAATCATGAAGTACAATTCTGCCAAGAGGGTGCACGGCATCATGGGCACGTCAGACGGCAGGCCGGGCAGGGCAGAAGTAAGGCTGGACGGCAATTCGCTTACAAAAGGGCAGCTGGGCAGGGACGCAAAACTTGAAGAAAACGGTGCAAGCGTCGTCGACATCGAATGGCCCTTTATGCACAACCTCGTCAGGACAGAGAAACCTGAGGTGCACGAGATAGAGATCATACCGCGCTCTGACAATTTCGTGTTCTACACGTTTGTCTTTGGGTAA
- a CDS encoding SDR family NAD(P)-dependent oxidoreductase produces MSLMARTAIVTGSGRGIGKATALLLAKKGVNIVVCSRTKSEVDSTVDEARKLFHDGVLGVVCDVGVASQVDALVKKAVARFGQIDILVNNAGIFYAKKLVDTSEKEWDDTMNSNLKSAFLCSKAVLPHLTKTGTIINVSSGAGKTGFENLSAYCASKFGMMGLAESLSWEVQGSIRVMAICPGEVDTRMQESDPVYYRENRSRMLKPEQVAEKIAEMIFDTRRYRNGQSVDI; encoded by the coding sequence ATGTCTCTGATGGCAAGGACAGCCATAGTGACTGGAAGCGGGCGCGGCATTGGCAAGGCTACCGCATTACTGCTTGCAAAAAAGGGCGTCAATATCGTAGTATGCTCGCGGACAAAAAGCGAGGTCGACAGCACCGTTGATGAAGCAAGAAAATTATTCCATGACGGCGTTCTGGGCGTCGTTTGCGACGTCGGGGTCGCGTCGCAGGTCGATGCGCTTGTGAAAAAGGCAGTCGCGCGCTTTGGCCAAATCGACATATTGGTAAATAACGCCGGCATATTTTACGCCAAAAAACTTGTCGACACCTCTGAAAAAGAGTGGGACGACACGATGAATTCTAACCTGAAAAGCGCATTCCTCTGCTCAAAGGCAGTCCTGCCGCATTTGACCAAGACTGGCACAATAATCAACGTCAGCTCTGGCGCCGGCAAGACCGGCTTTGAGAACCTCTCGGCGTACTGCGCAAGCAAGTTTGGAATGATGGGCCTGGCAGAAAGCCTGTCGTGGGAGGTGCAAGGAAGCATCCGAGTCATGGCCATCTGCCCTGGAGAGGTCGACACCCGCATGCAAGAGTCAGACCCTGTGTATTACCGGGAAAACAGGTCTAGGATGCTCAAGCCGGAGCAGGTTGCTGAAAAGATAGCAGAAATGATCTTTGACACGCGCCGCTATAGAAACGGCCAATCCGTAGACATTTAA
- a CDS encoding PQQ-dependent sugar dehydrogenase: MKKRAFLALSIAGALAVAVAGILTTVALVPDVALPFKTGGTAEVESGKPALRDGALFLEQVAEGLQFPTSMAFLDANNILVLQKNDGQVRLVSGGELVEQPVLQVAVENKIERGLLGIAVWNGSSATSNEVFLYLTENVTGDGGNAVAMNRIYKYNYDWDQRALVNGTLLLDLAGGPGPYHNGGKIIIGPDGYLYAVIGDTNDSRGISDNDFSDEPPDFRSVIVRVDRETGEAPGDNPFYGTEGLEKAYAYGIRNSFGMDFDPVTNSLWMTENGPTSYDEINVVPPGFNSGWDKFTGPIARSNATMDDLVMVKGARYGDPAFSWYIPVGVTDIEFFDSEKLGEKYRDNIFVGDVNNGNLYFFEADQNRTGLYFGYEHPGLADLIADPVPDKDTGRLDGELPSITFGKGFAAITDIETGPDGYLYVLTHIDGKIYRITAAGAAGQQ; the protein is encoded by the coding sequence TTGAAGAAAAGGGCGTTTCTGGCACTGTCTATAGCGGGAGCTCTAGCTGTTGCTGTTGCAGGCATCCTCACCACGGTTGCGCTCGTGCCCGACGTGGCCCTTCCCTTCAAGACGGGCGGCACTGCGGAGGTTGAAAGCGGCAAGCCGGCGCTGCGCGACGGCGCGCTTTTCCTTGAGCAGGTTGCAGAGGGGCTGCAGTTTCCCACGAGCATGGCGTTTCTGGACGCAAACAACATACTGGTACTCCAGAAAAATGATGGCCAGGTCCGGCTCGTTTCAGGCGGCGAGCTTGTCGAGCAGCCGGTCCTGCAGGTCGCCGTGGAGAACAAGATAGAGCGGGGGCTTCTCGGCATAGCCGTGTGGAACGGCAGCAGCGCCACCAGCAACGAGGTGTTTCTCTACCTTACGGAAAACGTGACTGGCGACGGAGGAAACGCTGTCGCCATGAACAGGATCTACAAATACAATTACGACTGGGACCAGAGGGCCCTCGTCAACGGCACCCTCCTTCTCGACCTGGCGGGCGGGCCCGGGCCCTACCACAACGGCGGCAAGATCATAATCGGCCCCGACGGCTACCTTTATGCAGTCATCGGGGACACAAACGACAGCCGGGGAATATCAGACAATGATTTTTCTGACGAGCCGCCGGACTTTAGGTCTGTCATAGTGCGCGTCGACAGGGAAACCGGGGAGGCCCCAGGCGACAACCCGTTCTACGGGACAGAAGGGCTGGAAAAAGCCTACGCGTACGGCATAAGGAACAGCTTTGGGATGGACTTTGACCCCGTCACAAACAGCCTGTGGATGACTGAAAACGGCCCGACCTCGTACGACGAGATAAACGTGGTGCCGCCGGGGTTCAACAGCGGATGGGACAAGTTCACGGGCCCGATTGCCAGGAGCAACGCCACGATGGACGACCTTGTCATGGTCAAAGGCGCAAGATACGGCGATCCGGCCTTTAGCTGGTACATCCCTGTCGGCGTGACGGACATCGAGTTTTTCGACTCGGAGAAACTGGGCGAGAAATACAGGGACAACATCTTTGTAGGAGACGTCAACAACGGAAACCTCTATTTCTTTGAAGCAGACCAGAACAGGACGGGGCTTTACTTCGGCTACGAGCATCCCGGGCTTGCAGACCTCATCGCAGACCCTGTCCCGGACAAGGACACGGGCAGGCTTGACGGCGAGCTTCCCTCGATAACCTTTGGCAAGGGATTTGCGGCGATAACAGACATCGAGACGGGCCCCGACGGCTACCTGTACGTGCTGACGCACATTGACGGCAAGATATACAGGATAACGGCAGCAGGCGCCGCAGGGCAGCAGTAG
- the eno gene encoding phosphopyruvate hydratase → MPSSITALDARIVFNSRGSKTIEVDVVTDKKFSGRACAPSGASVGKLEAQSFPDNKPEKALAAFNANRRKFIGLDASDTKAVFDALRKIDKTDNYSKIGGSVAYALSIAAVDSAAKAKGVPLFRLLNPKKPYRFPFPLGNVLGGGAHAGPGTPDIQEILACPVGAKGIMEALEMNFRFHSEMRKVIESTDSRFTYGRGDEGAWAPSVNNDQALEIAEKTIEKCGYRLGKDMALGIDFASSSFWDEKNSVYDYARQGVKRDTGEQIEFANRLIRDYKLAYAEDPVHEADFESMAVLTKKNPQTLVTGDDMLVTNAGMVKKAVEFGACSGAILKVNQAGSLYDALQFARECTKNGIGIITSHRSGESVDSHIAHIAVATGSKMIKTGVVGGERIAKLNELVRLSEYDLIEGMAELTPTT, encoded by the coding sequence ATGCCTTCCTCCATCACCGCACTTGACGCCAGAATAGTCTTTAACAGCCGCGGAAGCAAGACCATAGAAGTTGACGTCGTGACAGACAAGAAATTTTCAGGCCGCGCCTGCGCGCCGTCCGGCGCAAGCGTCGGCAAGCTGGAGGCCCAGAGCTTTCCAGACAACAAGCCTGAAAAAGCGCTTGCGGCGTTTAACGCAAACAGGAGAAAATTCATCGGCCTTGACGCCTCTGACACCAAGGCGGTTTTTGACGCACTGCGGAAAATAGACAAGACGGACAACTATTCCAAGATTGGAGGCTCTGTCGCGTACGCGCTTTCAATCGCGGCGGTAGACTCGGCAGCAAAGGCAAAGGGCGTGCCGCTTTTCAGGCTGCTGAACCCGAAAAAGCCGTACCGCTTCCCGTTCCCGCTTGGAAACGTGCTTGGCGGAGGCGCGCACGCCGGCCCCGGCACTCCCGACATCCAGGAGATACTTGCCTGCCCCGTCGGCGCCAAGGGCATCATGGAGGCTCTTGAGATGAATTTCCGGTTCCACTCGGAAATGCGCAAGGTAATAGAGTCGACAGACAGCAGGTTCACGTACGGCAGGGGCGACGAGGGCGCGTGGGCCCCAAGCGTCAACAACGACCAGGCGCTTGAAATTGCCGAGAAGACCATCGAAAAATGCGGCTACCGCCTTGGAAAGGACATGGCCCTTGGCATCGACTTTGCCAGCTCGTCGTTCTGGGACGAGAAAAACAGCGTCTACGACTATGCGAGGCAGGGAGTAAAGCGCGACACCGGCGAGCAGATCGAGTTTGCAAACAGGCTCATCAGGGACTACAAGCTTGCATACGCAGAAGACCCCGTGCACGAAGCGGATTTTGAAAGCATGGCAGTCTTGACGAAAAAGAACCCACAGACGCTGGTGACAGGCGACGACATGCTTGTGACAAACGCGGGCATGGTGAAAAAGGCAGTCGAGTTCGGGGCGTGCTCCGGGGCGATCCTGAAGGTGAACCAGGCAGGGAGCCTGTACGACGCCCTCCAGTTTGCCAGGGAATGCACGAAAAACGGCATCGGCATAATCACCTCTCACAGGTCCGGCGAGTCGGTCGACTCGCACATCGCCCACATTGCAGTCGCGACGGGCTCGAAGATGATAAAAACGGGCGTGGTTGGAGGCGAGCGCATTGCGAAACTTAACGAGCTTGTGCGCCTGTCAGAGTATGATTTAATAGAAGGTATGGCCGAACTGACCCCTACGACATGA
- a CDS encoding NAD(P)/FAD-dependent oxidoreductase produces MVERYEIAVVGGGPAGLSAAWAAAKAGASVILFEKDEAIAHSVRTSGVSWIDSMDALGIPSNLYNPISSYQFVSPSNEVTIAGSNPRSCVLDVRATYQHLAFMAAEAGAKMMVRSNVINVVKKEKENGRVVAGVKASTPAGDLEVSCPLVIDASGFGTSAARRAGMAGEWKRYGVGAEYECYCDHADSALWTLMVGQQYSEAGYAWVFPLSRNRVRIGVGIGRPESQADPLDKLHAILEKRLKPLDKLGKIQPVELHYGFIPNEGTRASTVADGLLMVGDSAGQANPLVLEGIRYAIEFGRLAGEVGARSLEKGATRESLLDYEKAWKSKVASKIASALKVQSRWIGLSDEEWDREIEILRDMSADEFIDFVKAEFSAGKMMKLALHHPKLAARQLFNMVLKG; encoded by the coding sequence ATGGTGGAAAGATATGAAATTGCCGTGGTGGGAGGAGGGCCCGCGGGGCTTTCCGCGGCATGGGCAGCTGCAAAGGCAGGCGCAAGCGTGATCCTCTTTGAGAAGGACGAAGCAATCGCGCACAGCGTGAGGACGTCCGGCGTCAGCTGGATAGACTCGATGGACGCGCTTGGCATCCCAAGCAACCTGTACAACCCGATCTCAAGTTACCAGTTTGTCTCGCCTTCAAACGAAGTGACGATCGCCGGCAGCAACCCCCGGTCTTGCGTCCTCGACGTGAGGGCGACGTACCAGCACCTCGCCTTCATGGCGGCAGAGGCCGGCGCCAAGATGATGGTCAGGAGCAACGTCATCAATGTCGTAAAAAAAGAGAAAGAGAACGGAAGGGTCGTCGCAGGAGTCAAGGCAAGCACGCCGGCGGGCGACCTTGAGGTTTCCTGCCCGCTTGTGATAGACGCAAGCGGCTTTGGCACCTCGGCCGCGCGCAGGGCCGGCATGGCCGGCGAGTGGAAGCGCTACGGGGTGGGCGCGGAATACGAGTGCTACTGCGACCACGCGGACAGCGCGCTGTGGACGCTGATGGTCGGACAGCAGTACTCTGAGGCCGGCTATGCCTGGGTGTTCCCGCTCTCTAGAAACAGGGTGAGGATTGGAGTTGGAATCGGCAGGCCCGAGTCGCAGGCCGACCCGCTTGACAAGCTGCATGCTATTCTGGAAAAGAGGTTGAAGCCGCTTGACAAGCTGGGCAAGATACAGCCAGTAGAACTGCACTATGGGTTCATCCCTAACGAGGGCACGCGCGCAAGCACGGTCGCCGACGGCCTGCTCATGGTGGGCGACTCGGCAGGGCAGGCAAACCCGCTCGTGCTTGAGGGCATACGCTACGCTATCGAGTTTGGCAGGCTCGCCGGCGAGGTAGGCGCGCGGTCGCTTGAGAAAGGCGCGACTCGCGAGTCGCTTCTGGACTATGAAAAGGCGTGGAAGTCCAAGGTGGCGTCAAAAATCGCTTCAGCGCTCAAGGTGCAGTCTCGCTGGATAGGGCTGTCGGACGAAGAATGGGACCGGGAGATCGAGATCCTGCGAGACATGTCCGCAGACGAGTTCATCGACTTTGTCAAGGCTGAATTTTCCGCCGGCAAGATGATGAAACTTGCGTTGCACCATCCCAAGTTGGCAGCGCGCCAGCTGTTCAACATGGTCCTGAAAGGCTGA
- a CDS encoding DNA-directed RNA polymerase subunit N, giving the protein MLVPVRCFTCGGLIADKYGEYSNRVKAGEDPAKVMDSLGVKRYCCRRMFISTVETIYQIIPYYEALRRRMSEVQTEIE; this is encoded by the coding sequence ATGCTTGTTCCGGTGCGCTGCTTCACCTGCGGCGGTCTTATTGCTGACAAGTACGGCGAGTATTCAAACAGGGTCAAGGCTGGAGAGGACCCGGCAAAGGTGATGGACTCGCTTGGAGTCAAGCGTTACTGTTGCAGGCGCATGTTCATCTCGACCGTCGAGACAATATACCAGATCATCCCCTACTACGAGGCGCTCAGGCGCAGGATGTCCGAAGTCCAGACGGAAATTGAATAG
- a CDS encoding ferritin family protein has product MDPRLKQLEKKQKLYSLLKAQHEAEVKELMHYMSVLTTVENNLVRSYLHSLLSDGLRHIEYISRIMADIEGATGSASLTKKGIQESIADERESHDALLKCAEMADDPETAALLKSISVDEEHHIRILEHLSELVESAADTK; this is encoded by the coding sequence ATGGACCCCCGGCTCAAGCAGCTTGAGAAGAAGCAAAAGCTGTACTCGCTCCTAAAGGCGCAGCACGAGGCAGAGGTCAAGGAGCTCATGCACTACATGTCCGTGCTGACGACTGTGGAGAACAACCTTGTGCGCAGCTACCTGCATTCCCTCCTGTCAGACGGCCTGCGCCACATTGAATACATCTCGCGCATAATGGCCGACATTGAAGGTGCCACCGGAAGCGCGTCCCTGACCAAGAAGGGAATCCAGGAATCCATTGCCGACGAGCGCGAGTCGCACGACGCGCTCTTGAAATGCGCGGAAATGGCCGACGACCCGGAAACGGCGGCGCTTTTAAAGAGCATAAGCGTCGACGAGGAGCACCACATCAGGATTCTGGAGCACCTGTCAGAGCTTGTCGAGTCAGCTGCCGACACTAAATGA
- a CDS encoding cupin domain-containing protein encodes MMLKGNIRDIAPDQAMLKYFEGQVEIKKMVTDATSKEAEAYLVTFLRGARTKLHYHETDQILIATKGKGIVALQTKVEMENDNVARVRLDEVHHLEEGDFVCVPAYAWHWHGAQKGEDFAHIQVKKPGKTTWLE; translated from the coding sequence ATGATGCTAAAGGGAAACATCCGCGACATTGCGCCCGACCAGGCGATGCTAAAGTACTTTGAAGGACAGGTCGAGATAAAAAAGATGGTGACAGACGCCACGAGCAAGGAGGCCGAGGCGTACCTGGTGACGTTTTTACGCGGCGCGCGCACGAAACTGCACTACCACGAGACCGACCAGATCCTGATCGCAACAAAGGGCAAGGGCATCGTGGCGCTGCAGACAAAGGTGGAAATGGAAAATGACAACGTCGCCCGGGTACGGCTGGACGAGGTGCACCATCTCGAAGAAGGCGACTTTGTGTGCGTGCCGGCGTACGCGTGGCACTGGCACGGAGCGCAAAAGGGCGAGGATTTTGCGCACATACAGGTCAAAAAGCCTGGCAAGACAACCTGGCTTGAGTAA
- the rpsB gene encoding 30S ribosomal protein S2: MILSTGIRVGTPVKTKYMSPFIVRANPEGLYILDISKTLARIDVAAKFIGRSDISKVAVTSAREYGKTPVEKFCELTGATPILGRFMPGTFTNPSLPDYMEPEIVVVTDPQADQQAVIEATRAGVPVIAVSNSDNVTSKVDLVIPANNRGRKALATVYWLLAREVMKKQGKIKSDSEMKISIDDFETKLVEEIS, translated from the coding sequence ATGATACTTTCAACAGGCATCAGGGTAGGAACGCCGGTCAAGACGAAATACATGTCGCCTTTTATCGTGCGCGCAAACCCGGAGGGCCTGTACATACTGGACATCAGCAAGACGCTGGCAAGGATCGACGTCGCTGCCAAGTTCATCGGCAGGTCGGACATTTCCAAGGTCGCAGTCACTTCTGCACGCGAATACGGCAAGACCCCGGTGGAAAAGTTCTGCGAGCTGACAGGCGCGACCCCGATACTGGGCAGGTTCATGCCCGGAACGTTCACCAACCCGTCGCTCCCTGACTATATGGAGCCGGAGATCGTCGTCGTGACGGACCCGCAGGCCGACCAGCAGGCAGTCATCGAGGCGACGAGGGCAGGAGTGCCGGTGATCGCAGTGTCAAACAGCGACAACGTCACTTCCAAGGTCGACCTGGTCATCCCCGCAAACAACAGGGGCAGAAAGGCGCTTGCAACTGTGTACTGGCTCCTTGCAAGGGAAGTCATGAAGAAGCAGGGCAAGATCAAGTCCGACAGCGAGATGAAGATATCAATCGACGACTTTGAGACAAAGCTCGTCGAGGAAATATCCTAA
- the bcp gene encoding thioredoxin-dependent thiol peroxidase yields the protein MSELAEGSVAPDFTMRDSNDRIFKLSDLKGKKSAAVYFYPRDFTPGCTTEAAEFTRDYKKFQDAGIEIIGISPDTEDSHDKFREKMGIPYPLVSDPEKEVAKSYGVYGKKTFMGREFMGVIRSTFLVDKSGKVVKVFGKVKPAGHSKEVLESFSVGS from the coding sequence ATGTCAGAGCTAGCAGAAGGGAGCGTGGCGCCAGACTTTACCATGCGCGATTCAAATGACAGAATCTTCAAGCTGTCGGACCTGAAGGGCAAAAAGAGCGCGGCAGTCTACTTTTACCCGAGGGACTTTACCCCCGGCTGCACGACAGAGGCTGCCGAGTTTACCCGCGACTACAAGAAATTCCAGGACGCCGGCATCGAGATAATAGGCATCAGCCCCGACACGGAAGACTCGCACGACAAGTTCCGCGAGAAAATGGGCATACCCTACCCGCTTGTTTCGGACCCGGAAAAAGAGGTCGCAAAAAGCTATGGCGTGTACGGGAAAAAGACCTTCATGGGCCGCGAGTTCATGGGCGTCATCCGGTCGACGTTCCTTGTAGACAAGTCCGGCAAGGTGGTCAAGGTGTTTGGCAAGGTCAAGCCGGCAGGCCACAGCAAAGAAGTGCTAGAGTCATTTAGTGTCGGCAGCTGA